The region TACCTGCGGCTCCCCCTCCAACAACGATAATTTGATGGTTCAATGCAGTCATGGTGTTTGGCTAAAATCCGATAAATCTCATTTGCTTCAGACTGTTGTCGTACAGTTTGATCTTTATTCTGCCCTAGGGCCTGGTTTCTTGAAAAAATTTAGTGGTGTTTGCCCGGCGATCGCCGTTGCCATGGCCCTGCTCTACGGTTAACAAATGATTTACCAACCATCGATGTTACTGGCATTTTTTTCCCATGGACAATTCCCTGATTAGCGAAGTCTGGCGGCAGAGTCTGGTCTTCCCCTGGCTTACCGGTATTGTGCTCAATAGTTTGCTGTTGGCCCTAGCGGCGATTGCCCCGAAAAAGCTTTTAACCGGCGCTGGTTACGGCCACGCCTGGGTGTTGGGGGTGATCATTTGGGCCGCCCTGGGCTGGCAGGGGTACCTGGTGGTTTTAGCCTATTTTTTGATGGGTTCCGCTGTGACCCGCATTGGCCAAGCCGAAAAGGAGGCCGCTGGCATTGCCGAAAAAAGATCCGGCCAACGGGGCCCGGAAAATGTTTGGGGGTCTGCCTTTACCGCCGCCCTCTGTGCCCTGGCGATCGCCTTTGGCCCGCAGGAGTGGCAACCCTGGTTAGCATTGGGTTACGTCGCTAGTTTTAGCACCAAGTTATCGGACACCACCGCCAGTGAAGTGGGCAAAGCCTACGGTAAAAGCACTTTTTTAATTACGACCCTGCAACCGGTACCAAGGGGAACGGAGGGAGCAGTGAGTGTGGAAGGCACTGTGGCGGGCTTTGCGGCTGGGTTAGCTCTGGCATTTTTAGGTTACGGCTTGGGATTGATCACCTTGGGGGGGATTATATTCTCCACCTTGGCCGCCTTTGTGGCCACCAACCTAGAGAGTGTCATCGGTGCAACATTGCAAAACAAATGGCCCTGGCTCACCAATGAGGTCGTCAATGGCATTAACACTTTCCTCGGGGCGGCGATCGCCATTGGCATTGAAGCTACGGCCCAGTTGATTTAGATACGAAAATAGTTATGATTCAATTTCTCCAGGGCCAGGTTGTTACAGTCACAAAAAATATTCAGAATCGTTGGTTTTTAATTTTGTCCGTTAATGGGGTGGGTTATGAGTTGCAGGTGCCCCATTCCTTAGCCCAACAATGGACTCCGCCCCCCCCGGAACCCCAACAGGTTTTTACCCACCTCTTGGTACGTCAAGATCAGATGACTCTATTTGGTTTTGGCCGCCTAGCGGAAAGGGATTTATTTGGTCAATTAATGGGGGTAACCGGCATCGGGGCCCAGTTGGCGATCGCCTTAATTGAAACGTTGGGCTTTGAAGGCTTAGTGCAGGCAGTGGTGACGGGTAATATCAAACAATTATGTCAAACGCCGGGGGTGGGGAAAAAGGGGGCTGAACGGTTGGCCCTGGAACTGAAAAGTAAGTTATCCCAATGGCATAAGCTACAAATGAGGGCTGGGGAAATTGACTCTGCCCTGCCCCAGACTGCCCTCCTGGAAGACCTGGAAATGACCCTATTGGCCCTGGGTTACAGTCAGACGGAAATCCAGCAGGCGATTGCCATGGTCAGTCAAGTTCCGGAGGTAGCCCAGAGCGACGATCCTGAAATTTGGATCCGCCAGGCGATTGGTTGGTTAAGTGATCATTGAGGGGAAGATTGCTGACTTTCTAAGGTAGTAATTAAACGATTAATGGAATCGGTTAAATTAGCTTGGGCTTCTAGCACCGGATCCGGCTGCACTTCCGCCACAATTTCTTCTTCCACTGCTTTTTTACGTTGCATTTTTTCGATAGCTTTAATGATGAGGAAAATCACAAAAGCAATAATAATAAAGTTCACCACCGCAATCACCAACTCCCCTAAACCTAAGGGTAAATCCTGCAATTGACTGACACCAGCTTGATCCAGTACTGGCTGGAGCAAAATTGCCATTAACCAAGCTACAAATGCATTAACAATGTTGGTAAAAGCACCACCAATTACTACGGCTACGGCCAGATCTACCACGTTACCCCGCAGGATAAAATCCTTAAAGTCCCGCCAGAATCCGCCGGCCCCTTGTCGTCCACTTTTAGCCATGGGTTTAACTCCTCTTTTGTACTAAAATATTGTTAATTAGTCAGTGGTATCATAGCAGTTTTCAGCGCTACCATTAAATCGGTTGGGCAGACGCTCAGCACTTAATTACCGAGACCATATTTGTCGATGAAACCAACTGGTTGGAACCAATTTTTACTAGACATTACCCACGACTACAATCTACGGGGCAAGCTTAAGGAGGTATTTTTAGCCCGCTTTGCCTACGAACATTGGCGCAAGTCCGACCTGGAGGTGTGGGAAATTGCTGAGGCCGCTAGCCATGAAACTTACAAAAAACAAATGACCCAAATTTACGGGGTTTTTGCCAATGATAAGCCAGAGGGTTGCCCAGAATTAGATGCCAGCAGTCGTGGACCAGGGAAGTTCCAACTGTTGCGGGATTGGTTTAAGGAAGTCAAATATCCCCAATGGCAGAATGAACAGTTTGCTGGCGGCGTTAATAGCCTTACCCCAGCATTGACCGTTGGCCGGGGCAGTCCCCTAGGGGATAACGTCATCTATGTTCTACGGCTGCCCACGGAACAACAATGTCTTGAGGAACTGACCAGGGGGGGAGCCCTATTACGCATTAAAGCTCCGGAAAAAATGGGCAAAACATCTCTATTACAATTTTTGCTAGGAGAGGTGGAAGCAACGGGCGATCGCCATATTTATCTCAACCTCCAAACAGCGGAAAGTGCCATGTTTAGTAACCTAGATAAATTTTTACGATGGTTCTGTGCCAACCTCAGTCGGGAACTAGGCATTAAACCCAATTTAGATGACTATTGGGACGAAGAATTGTTTGGCAGTTTAGTTAGTTGTAAAACCTACGTACAAGATTATTTACTTGGTCAAACTGACCGGGCGTTAGTGCTGGCCATTGATAACCTAGACCGCCTATTTGAGTTTCCTGTCATTGCCCAAGATTTCCTGCCCATGTTGCGCTATTGGCATGAAGAAAGTAATAACCTGGCCCAATGGCAAAAACTCCGTTTAATCATTGCCAATTCCACCGAAGCCTATGTCAAATTAGACGCCAACCAATCCCCCTTCAATGTGGGGCGTCAGTGGAAATTGACTGGCTTCACCAAGGAGCAAATTCTCCAACTGAAAATCGCCTATGGTTTTGATGAAAATCAAATTGAAGAAGAAAATTTATTGAATTTAGGCGAACTCGTCGGAGGGCATCCCTATCTGATTCGTTTGGCGTTAGATGCGGTACAAAAAACCAGTGTAGATCTACCAATTATTTTGGCCAATGCGGTTACCCAGAGTGGCATTTATAGCAATCATCTCCGCCGTCTTTGGGGCTTACTGACGGGGACGCCGGATTTGGCCGCCAGTATGAAGCAAGTGGTTAACAGTGACAGTCCGGTGCAGTTAGATCCCCCCATTGCCTACCGCTTAGAAAGCATGGGGCTAGTTACCCTCAGTGGCGATCGGTGCAGTGCTAGCTGTCCTTTGTACCAGCGTTATTTCCATGAACAGTTGTAAGGCGGTTAGCTGGGTTACTGTGGTATGGGTTCGATTTTGCCCTGGGTTGATGCCCTAAAATGCCAGGGGCAGTTTTTCCCAGTTGACCAATGGTGGAGAAAAGGGGCAAAAACTGGGTTAACAAGGCCGGCGTGACCCCAAATATTTGCAAACCCGGCCTAATTTGACCAATTTGTTCTTACATCTCACAATTTCACAGTTCACCCTAGACCCCTTTCTCCGCTAAAACAGAAACTAACTATCCCTGGCGGCGGTCTAGTCTGTTTAGGCCCCATGGTCAGTGAGTCGTGAACTGAGTTGATTTTGCCAAGTACCCATGAGCAACAATCCTTCCCCTCACAGTGCGGGGGCGATCGCCAAATTGAGACGTTGGCTAACTAGACCCAGCACCCTGATCACCCTGGGTGGGCTGGCGGTGGCGGGTACGGGTCTATATCTGGGAGGGCAACACCTGGCCTACCGGGAAGCATCGCCATTTTTAGAGTCGGAATTATCCAGATTGTTGGGGCGGCCGGTGGATATTGGCCCGGTGGAGGATTTTCGTTTACTGGGCGTAAGGCTGGGCAATTCTTCCCTACCACGGACGGCCGATGATGCGACGGCGATCGCCATTGAAGCCATTGAAGTAGATGTCAATCCCTTACCTTTTTTGGTGGGAAGGCCAGTGGAGGTTAGCGCCACCATTGTTAATCCCCAGGTGACCCTGGAGCAACAACCCACGGGGCAATGGACCACCATCACGTTACCAGAGGGGGAGAAGCCCTTTTCCCTCCCCCTGGATTTAACGGTGGGGGTAACGCTGGAAAATGCGCAACTGCAATTGTTACCCCAGGGTTTTCAGCAAGCGGTGGAAATTACCGCCGCCGGCCAAGGCGGTTATCAATATCGGCGTCAGGGCGACCAACAAACGATTAGCTATGACCTAGGGGTGCAATTAGCTGGCAGTGATCTCCAGGCCCAGGGGCAAACGGTCCTCAATACGAGGGAAAGTCAAGCCGATGTCACCATTAATCGCCTCGATTTACCTGCTTTAGCCAGTCTTTTACCCCCTTTACCCGTGACAGTGGAAAAGGGCCAGGTGTCCGGACAGGTGCAAGGTACCCTACCCAGTTGGCAACAGTGGTCCGCTCTGCAAACCGTGGGCGATGTTAAGTTGGCGCAACTCCAAGCCCGCATCGATAAGGTCAAGGCCCCTTTGCAAGTCGGTTTAGACCTGGGATTGACTGGGCAAAAGTTGCAGATCAACCAGGGCACCATTAACCTCGGCCCCCTCAATGCTGTGCTCCAGGGCACCATTGACTGGCGATCGGGCTACGAGGTGCAGTTCAGTACCAAGGCCATTGACACCGCCGCTTTCCTCGATACCATTGCTGTGCCCCTCCCTTTACCGATCACAGGGCAAGTGCAGGCCCAGGGACAGTTACAGGGGGCTCTCACCAATCCCCGACTCCAGGGTCAGTTAACAAATGTGGCCACAGTGAGCCTTGACCGGGTTCCCCTCAATCGTTTGGCGGTAAATTTCCGGGCAGATTTAGACCAAGTTGCCTTGGCCAATGTCAGTTTACGACCCGTCAGTGGAGGGGAAATCCAGGCTCGGGTACAGTCCCCTTGGAAACTACGGCAATTACTAACCTCCGAAGCAGACAAGTGGCAGTGGCAGGCCATTCCGGTGACAGGTCAGGTCAGTGGGGCGATCGCCACCATGGCCTTGTTAAATACCTACGAATTGAATTTGCAGCAGGTGGAAATTGGTAACCTGGGTTTTTCTGGCCAGGCTGGGGGCACCTTGGGCAATCCCCGTTTAAATGTGCAATGGCAAACTACCGATGGCGATCGTCAGGGCCGTCTTAACCTGGGCACCAGGGGTGAAGCTAATTTGGTGGGGCCTAAATTAACCCTAACCCAAGCGGAAGTAAGCACCAACCAAGGTTCTTTCAACGTGCAGGGCCAGGCTAATTTTGCCCAGGACCGTTGGCAAGCCCGCTGGAACACTGCCCAATTTCCCCTGCAGCCCCTTTTGCAAACCCTGTGTGGTCTAGAGAAAAGTAATTTTTGCTCGCCCCAACTTATCGCGCAACCCCTCACCCTTACCAGAGGCCAGGGCAATGTGAGCGGGGAAATTTTTGCCTTTGACCCCAACGTTTGGCAGGGCAATGCCGATATCC is a window of Synechocystis sp. PCC 7338 DNA encoding:
- a CDS encoding TIGR00297 family protein — encoded protein: MDNSLISEVWRQSLVFPWLTGIVLNSLLLALAAIAPKKLLTGAGYGHAWVLGVIIWAALGWQGYLVVLAYFLMGSAVTRIGQAEKEAAGIAEKRSGQRGPENVWGSAFTAALCALAIAFGPQEWQPWLALGYVASFSTKLSDTTASEVGKAYGKSTFLITTLQPVPRGTEGAVSVEGTVAGFAAGLALAFLGYGLGLITLGGIIFSTLAAFVATNLESVIGATLQNKWPWLTNEVVNGINTFLGAAIAIGIEATAQLI
- the ruvA gene encoding Holliday junction branch migration protein RuvA, whose translation is MIQFLQGQVVTVTKNIQNRWFLILSVNGVGYELQVPHSLAQQWTPPPPEPQQVFTHLLVRQDQMTLFGFGRLAERDLFGQLMGVTGIGAQLAIALIETLGFEGLVQAVVTGNIKQLCQTPGVGKKGAERLALELKSKLSQWHKLQMRAGEIDSALPQTALLEDLEMTLLALGYSQTEIQQAIAMVSQVPEVAQSDDPEIWIRQAIGWLSDH
- the mscL gene encoding large conductance mechanosensitive channel protein MscL; translation: MAKSGRQGAGGFWRDFKDFILRGNVVDLAVAVVIGGAFTNIVNAFVAWLMAILLQPVLDQAGVSQLQDLPLGLGELVIAVVNFIIIAFVIFLIIKAIEKMQRKKAVEEEIVAEVQPDPVLEAQANLTDSINRLITTLESQQSSPQ
- a CDS encoding AAA-like domain-containing protein — encoded protein: MKPTGWNQFLLDITHDYNLRGKLKEVFLARFAYEHWRKSDLEVWEIAEAASHETYKKQMTQIYGVFANDKPEGCPELDASSRGPGKFQLLRDWFKEVKYPQWQNEQFAGGVNSLTPALTVGRGSPLGDNVIYVLRLPTEQQCLEELTRGGALLRIKAPEKMGKTSLLQFLLGEVEATGDRHIYLNLQTAESAMFSNLDKFLRWFCANLSRELGIKPNLDDYWDEELFGSLVSCKTYVQDYLLGQTDRALVLAIDNLDRLFEFPVIAQDFLPMLRYWHEESNNLAQWQKLRLIIANSTEAYVKLDANQSPFNVGRQWKLTGFTKEQILQLKIAYGFDENQIEEENLLNLGELVGGHPYLIRLALDAVQKTSVDLPIILANAVTQSGIYSNHLRRLWGLLTGTPDLAASMKQVVNSDSPVQLDPPIAYRLESMGLVTLSGDRCSASCPLYQRYFHEQL